ATGGTAGTTATcacaagaagtggaagaggcAGGAATGCACCCACCTCAAGTGGAAGGCGACTTGTTGATGATAATCAAGTGATGCAAGAAGAAGAGATCCCGAACAATGTTGTTCAACCTAATGAGGAAGTTTGGATTGATATTGACGATAGTGTGGAAGATACTCAAGAAGAGGTGATATCTAAGGAACACATTATTGACATACCAAAGCGGGTAGTgaaaaaggctaaggcaccattgCCTAAGCCTCCGCCTCCATACCCTCAAATACTCTCCTAGCAAAATGGTGAGAATCAATTTAAGAAGTTCATTCAAATAATGAAGTATCTCTCAATCAATGTGCCATTGGTCGAAGATTTGGAACAAATGTCTGGTTATGCAATATGTATGAAGGACCTTGTGACAAAGAAACGGTCAATAAATTTTGAGACCATCAAAGTCACTCATCGTGAGTGCAATTGTTCACTCAATGGATCCTAAGTTGGAGGATCTCGAttctttcaccattccttgtacAATTGAAAGTGTCGAGTTTGCTATAGCTTtttgtgatcttggggcaagtatcaatttgatgccctattcgatTTTGAAGACTTTGGGGATTGCACAACCAAGACCCAcctctatgagattgcaaatAGCCAATCGTACCTTGAAAAGACCATTGGATGTGATTGAAGATGTTTTGGctcgtgttgataaattcattctttCGGCGGATTTTGTCATTCTagattgtgaggttgattatgAAGTGCCAATTCTTCTTGGGAGACATTTCCTTGGTACGGGTAAGGCCCTTTGTGATGTTGAAGCGTGAGAACTCACTTTTCGGGTTGGTGAAAAAGTATATTCCACATGTGTAAGTCCATGCGGCAACCAAATAGTAATGAGGTGTGTTCTTTTGAGGATTTGGAGAACAATGTCATTGTTGATTATACAAGTGCTACAATCAATGTTGGTGATATGTTGGAGGCCGTCTTGCTCAATTTTGATGTTGACGAGATGGATGTCTTCAAGGAATGTGTGTACTCTTTGCAAGGAATACGGCCGTACATGTATGCACCCCGAAAATTGTCCTTGAATCTTGAAAATCGGAAGAATGCTCCTACAAAGTCTTCTATTGAAGAGCCACCTACCTTGGCattgaagccattgcctccacatattcggtatgaatttcttggccttttttctactttaccagttattctttcctcttgtttgactaacgtaCAGGTAGATTCCACATTGACGGTGCTATAAAAGATGAAGAAGGCTATTGGGTGGACCTTGGTGGATATTCAGGGTATAATTCCCGCCTTTTTCATGCATAAGATCAAGTTTGAGGAAGGCGCtaaaccatctattgaacatcaaaaGAGACTCAATGAGGTTATACAAGAAGTTATCGAGAATGAGATTATCCAGTGGTTGGATGCCAGGATTGTATACCCTATCTCcaatagttcatggacttctctaGTTCAATGTATCCCAAACAAGGGGCATGGTGGTGGTCACCAATGACAAGAATGAATTGATCCCTACAAGAATGGTGGCCGGTTGGAAGGTGTGTATGGATTATCACAAGCgcaacaaagtcacaaggaaagAATCACTTTCCACTTCCCTTTGATCAAATGCTCGATAGATTGGCTGGCCGCGCTTTCTCTTGTTTTCTTGATGGGTACTTGGGCTacaaccaaattctcattgctcTAGAATATCAAGAGAAAACAACATTTTCATGTCCCTATAGTACTTTTGCTTTCAAGTGGATGtcatttggtttgtgcaatgcaccagcgacttttcaaaggtataTGATGGTTATTTTCACATATATGGTGGAGTACTACCTTGAAGTTTCATGGATGAATTCTTGGTGGTTGGGCATTCTTTTGATGACTGTCTTTCAAATTTGACAAAGTGTTAGCTAGATGTGAAGAAACTAATGtggtgctcaattgggagaaatgtcatttcatggttgaggaaggTATTGTCCTTGGCCATAAAATCTCAAGGAATGGAATGAAAGTTGTCAAGGCAAATGTTGAGGTGATTTCTAAGCTTCCACCCCCAACTTCGGTTAAGGATGTGCGGAGTTTCTTAGGCTATGTGGGTTTTTACCGGCGCTTTATCAAAGATTTATGTAAAGTGGTAAACCCGTTGTGCAAGATTCTTGAGAAGGATGCCAAGTTTaatttcaatgatgattgcatgattGCTTTTGAATTGTTGAACCTCAAGTTAACAACTACTCCCATCATCACCACTACAAATTGGAGTGTGCCTTTCGAACTCATGCGTGATGCAAGTGACGTAgcagttggggctgttttggggcaACATATCAACAAGATTTTCCATCCAGTTTACTATGATAGTTACACCATGAATAGTTTCTAAGTCAACTATACCATTACAAAGAAAGAGCCCCTTGCTATTGTGTTTGCAATTGAGAAGTTTCGCCCGTAATTAATGGGTGCAAAATTTATTGTCCACACAGATCATGCGGTACTTTATTATCTTATGAGAAAAAAGGACTCCAAAGCTTGACTTATAAAATGGGTGCTCTTGTTACAAGAATTTGATATTGACATTCAAGATAGAAAAGGCAgtaaaaaccaagtggcggaccacttgtcttgtttggaggaggagggaagGCCGCATGAtagccttgaaatcaatgactccttccTCGATGAgcaaatttttgtattttcaatgaaAGAGGTTCCATGGTTCGTGGACTTAGCAAATTTTCTTGTGTATGGAATCATTCCAGATGAGTTCTCTTCAAGCCAAAGGAAGAAACTCAAAAGGGATTGTCAAGATTATTGTTGGGATGAACCATACCTTTTCCAGATTTGTATGGATGGGGTGATTAAGAGGTGTGTACCATAAGAAGAGCAAGGTTATATTCTTGGGTCTTGTCACTCTTCGccatatggtggtcatcatggtggagcacGAATGGCGTCCAAAGTGCTTAGTTGTGGTTTCCATTGGCCCACTCTTTACAAGGATGCTAGTGAGTTagtgaaaatatgtgataaatgtcaacGGGCCGGTGGAAGCTCAACGAAAAATGAAATGCCTCTCGAAACCAtattggagattgatattttttatgtgtggggcattgatttcatgggtccttttgtgagttcttgtggaaacacctacatcttggtcgtGGTGGATTAtatgtccaaatgggttgaggccatcaCTTTAACCCAATAATGAGGCGAGAAATGTGGTGGCTTTCTTGAATAAGAATATTTTCCCAAGGCCTGGTACTCCACGTGCAATTCTAAGCGATGGGGGCtcacacttttgcaacaaggcttttgacACTTTACTTAGCAAGGATGGTGTTACTCACAAAGTCATGACTCCCTATCACCCACAAGCTAGTgggcaagtggaagtctccaaccgggagataaagagGATCTTGTCTAAAATAGTGAAGGCTAATCGGATGGATTGGTCTAAGAAGCTTGTTAATGAATTATGGGCTTATCATACGGTTTACAAAACACCTATCATAATGTCACTATATCGGTAGGTGTTCGGAAAAGTTTttcatcttccggtggaactaGAGCACAAGGCAATGTGAGCTCTAAGGAAGTTTAATCTTGATTGGGATGTAGCCGCTAACTTGCGGGTTACACACTTGAATGAATCAGCTGAGTCTGGTACCGTGCATATGTGAGTTCGTCCTtctacaaagaaaagatgaaatatcttcatgaaaaagaaattttgaaCGAAGCGTTCAAGGTGGGTGATCTTGTATTGTTTAACTCAAGGATGAGAATGTTTCCCGGGAAGCTAAAATCTAAATGGAGTAGTCCATTTGAAATTGGTTGTGTGACACCTTTCGGTGCATTAGACTTAAAGAACAAAAACAATGAAGTATTCCTACTCAATGGCCACCGGGTGAAGCACTACTTGGGCAAATTTTGGAGATATCCACATGGTGGCGGTCATTCACTTCACTTGAGAGTATCTTGCATCGTGTCACTGTCACGACCCTTAccccgaacccagtcgtgatggcgtctctcatgaagacaaggccaatcagaccaaaagagaacacctcatttaaacaattaaataccataaatagttctaaaacatgatataatgccataatttgcggaaataacaataacaacattagaaaccatcccgacacaacccaaaccgggctatcacaagtcatgagcaacgaataaatccggataccagtctactagaaATGAAATCTgatacagaagttcaagaacataaaaatagtaagatatgggaggcacggggctgcggatgccaacagCTACCTTGTAGTCTCCGAAAAACattgcctggactgggaggatcagcactcaggagcggactctgcgatgcttGAATCTGCagacacggtgcagggagtaatgtgagtactccgactcagtgagtaataatcataaataatggctagAATCAAGAaaccacgtaaaggcacaaagcaaaaCTATATCAAATAGTAAGATCTTTTAAAGCAATAAATCCATGAAGAAGCcaaatgaaattcctttaaaccaagtaaaacaggtaatttagagCAGTAACACacggtacccgcgctcactgtgggtgtgcagactccggaggggccccttacggcccaagcgctatatcaagccacctcatggcatcatctctcggcacttggcctcacatcactcggcactcggcctcacatcactcaagccacctcatggcatataaagtatctcaggcccttggactcatatcactcagcatatcctcatatatggccttcggcctcactcagtctgaaaatcatcacaagcccctcgggcatttgtaaaacagtagttctcagcccaaaacatcatttagaaatatcatttaagtttcaaatctaagtaaaagtggttgagttcgTAAAATAGTAGAtaccaacaggactgagttcaaataatcaGTCAAAagagtgaggaaacagtgataaaaatccccgaaggattcaaataattggcacgaatgtcaaatatggcaatcagcccaaatcatgatgataacaaataagtttcagtcaaatatgcggtaaaaatcatcaatcgggacggaccaagtcgcaatacccagtagtaaaagaccccaagctcatcatccagcgcgtgtctcaccgtaatatagcactacgatgtgcaatccggggtttcaaactctcacgacatcatttacaatcattactcacctcgaacaggctacaactctagctcgcgacgcctctgcccctcgaatcggcctccacacacGTCAAATttaatccaaaatcagaacgaacaCATCACAATATGTTAAGGTAataaaacccaagcgaaaacaatcgaaaaatatcaaaaattccgaaattagcaaaacccgagcctcgggaccacttctcgaaactcaaaaattttcacatcattagattccttatcaccccacgagttcatacataccaaaagttctcaattccgacctcaaatggtccttcaaatcccaattcaaaagttcaaaatcccaagccctagctctttcatttttagcttaagttccaagaATTTCTATGTTAATTTCATAATAGATTCGTGTTTTAGGTTCGAAAAtattacctccaatcaattctccttgaatccctctttaatcacctttaaaaagctctcaaaatactcagttatggaggaaaaatggctcaaaatcgcggataaaatgacttataaactttctgcccaggggttttcgcatctgTGATCCCACCACCGCTCCTGCAGTACCTCTTCTGCGGTAATTCCTCCGCATTTGCGGAAATCACTTAGGGGGGCCggttctgcatctgcggtccacgagccggatctgcgactccgcaggtgcaGTCCATATGCCGCATCTGTGGCCCCTAGCTATCCTTCCCAAACCGCTTCTGTGGCTCTTTTTCCGTATGTGCAacaccgcacttgcggtccccaatccgcaggtgcggaaataccagaagcagcaagttctaagatatcttaagtccaaaaatcttcccgttaactatccgaattcaccccgaggcctccgggacatCAACCTAAAGCACCAACATGACCTAATACCTTATTAAATCTTGTTCCAATGATCAaaccacctcaaacaacatcaaattacctgAAACACGTCGGATTCAAGCTTAGTTTTTGAGAAATCTTCCAAAATACGTTttcaatcaaaaacccaaccaaaccttgtccgaatgacctgaaattttgcacacacatcccaaatgacaccacgaagctactacaactctcggaattccattccgaccctcggatcaaaatctcacctaccaaccgaaaatcgccaaaatactaacttcaccaattcaagcgtaattctacaccggacctccaaaaccaattccgatcacactcctaagtcataaatcacctcccgaagctaaacgaaacatcggaactcacatccgagccctctaacatataagtcaacacccgattgacttttccaacttaaaccttcttaaaagagactaagtgtctcatttcttaccaaatctacTACGAATGAAAACTACTCAACTCtatcacataaaacatggataacgaagcatagtGAAGCAGAatgggggaaaatggagcggtaactcattagacgactggccgggtcgtcatatcatccccaacttaaacaaacgttcaacCTCGaatgggtcaagaaacatacctgaagcgtcaaataggtgaggatatctgctccacatctcccgctcggtctcccaggtagcctcttcTACGGgacgacctctctactgcaccttcactgaagctatatcctttgacctcaactttcgaacctgacgtcccaaaatagctactggctccacatcaaaggtcaaatcatcatccaactgaactgtgctaaagtccaaaacatgagacgggtccccaatgtacatctagagcatagaaacatgaaataccagatgcaagctagacaagctaggtggcaaagcaagctcataagccacctccctgaCCCTCTAAATTACCTCAAAAgtcccaatgaaccgcggactcaactttcctttcttcccaaatctcatatcACCCTTTTATGGGCGAAACATTtaacaagaccttctcaccaaccatgtaggacaaatctcgaaccttccagtctgcataactcttctgtcacAGCtacactgtacgaagcctctcctgaatcaccttgaccttctctaaggcatcctgaaccaaatctatcCCCACTAGCCTAGCCTcatcgggctcgaaccaaccgactggagatctacaccgcctcccatacaaaagcttatatggagccatctgaatactcgactggtagctgttgttataagcaaactctgtaaGCGGTAGAAAtctatcccatgaacctccaaaatccataacacaagcacacaacatgtcctccaatatttgaatattatgctcggactgcccgtccatctgaggatgaaaagctctactcaactccacctgagtacctaactctcgctgaacagacttTCAAAATTgggatgtaaactgagtaccccggtctgaaatgatagaaactggaacatcatgcagccgaacaatctctcggatatataactctgctaaccgctctgaagaataggtagtgcacacaggaatgaagtgcgcgaacttggtcaacTGATCCACAGTCACTCAAATATTATCAAACTTCTTCAatgtccgtggaagtccaacaaaaaagtctatagtgatcctctcccacttctactcaggaatgaccatctgctgaagcaagccacccggtctctgatggtcatatttcacctgctgacaattgagacaccgacctacaaatcccaaaatatctttcttcattcttctccaccaatagtgctgcctcaaatcctgatacatcttcgcggaacccgaatgaatggaataccgcgagctatgggcctcttccagaatcaactcccgaagcccatctacattgggcacacaaatccggccctgcatcctcaacatccCATCATAACCAAttgtcacatctctagcatcatcatgctgaactctgtccttaaggacaagcaaatgcgggtcatcatattggtgctctctgatgcgatcaaataaggaagaccgagaaaccacacacgccaacacccgactgggctccgaaatatccaacctaacgaaccgattggccaaggcctaaacatcaactgcgaaaggtctctccccaactgggatgtatgccaaactccccatacttatTGGCTTTtgtctcaaagcatcggccaccacattggactttcccgaatggtacaatatagtgatataataatctttaagcaactccaaccacctccgctgtctcaaattaagatccttttgcttgaacaaatactgaagactgcgatgatcgatgaatacctcacaagatacaccctacaaataatgcctccaaatcttcaatgcatgaactatggcagccaactccaaatcatgaatggggtagttcttctcatggggcttcaactgacaagaagcataagcaataactctaccctcctgcatcaatacacaaccaataccaactctagaagcatcataatacacggtatataaacctgaagctgatggaaaaaccaacactggagttgtggtcaaagttgtcttgagcttctgaaagctctcctcatactcgtccgaccataaAAATGAAACACCAttctgagttaacttggtcaagggcgatgcaatagatgagaatccctgaaaaaatggcgataatagcctgccaaaccaagaaagctacgaatctctgtggctgggGACGGTTTGGGCCAGCTCTGAACTGCctatatcttctttggatcaacttgaataccctcactggacaccacatgccccaagaaagccactgaactgagccaaaactcacacttggagaattttgcataaagcttcttctctctcaatctctgcaacacaactcttaaatgctctgcgtgctcctcctggctacgagagtacaccagaatatcatcaataaagactataacgaatgaatcaagataaggccagaacacgttgttcatcaaatgcatgaacgctgctgcgGCATTGGTTAGCCGGAAAGACATcacaaagaactcataatgaccatatatgGTCCTGAAAGTAgttttaagaatatctgaatccctgatctttaactggtgataacccgaatggagatcaatcttggagaacactatcgctccctgaagctgatcaaataaatcatcaatgtgaggcaaatgatacttgttcttaattgttactttgttcaattgcctataatcaatgcacattctcatcgttcCATCaatcttcttcacaaacaaaaatagaataccccaaggtgacacactaggccgaatgaaccccttatctaggagttcatgaagctgctccttcaattctttcaactctgctggtgccatacgatatagcgaaatagaaatgggctgagtgccccgcaccaggtcaataccaaaatcaatatccttgtccggtggcaagcccggtaggtctgcaggaaacacatcaagaaaatccctcacaactgggacagaatcaatactaggagtcttagctccaacatccctcacaaatgctagatacgaaaggcaacccttcccaagcatacgctgggccttcaagaaagaaattactctactaggaacataaccagttacaccacgccactcgatccgcggcacacccggcatagccaaagtgactatcttagcatgatagtccagaatagcacaacacggagataaccaatccatgcccaaaatgacatcaaaattcaTTATGCTCAATAgaaatagatccactcgggtctctagaaccccaatagtcaccacatatgaccgatacacacggtctacaacaatagtatcgcccaccggggtagatacgtgAACAGGTAAGGCAAGAAACTCACGGAGCGTACCCtaataacaagcaaagtatgatgacacatagcaaaaggtggaaccgggatcaaataatacagaggcgtctctgtggcagactaagacaatacttgtaatagcagcatctgaagcaataacatcgggtctagctggaagtgcatagaaacgagc
This genomic stretch from Nicotiana sylvestris chromosome 9, ASM39365v2, whole genome shotgun sequence harbors:
- the LOC138877877 gene encoding uncharacterized protein; the protein is MDPKLEDLDSFTIPCTIESVEFAIAFCDLGASINLMPYSILKTLGIAQPRPTSMRLQIANRTLKRPLDVIEDVLARVDKFILSADFVILDCEVDYEVPILLGRHFLGTGKALCDVEA